From the Maniola jurtina chromosome Z, ilManJurt1.1, whole genome shotgun sequence genome, one window contains:
- the LOC123880416 gene encoding potassium channel subfamily T member 1 isoform X5 — MELSGGGESADGPSSRGSAKVNFPPDVESDRRPTGTFGGITAAAFHRGRGRSMSAWSDISRSSIRFEERVRVEYYVNENTFKERLQLYFIKNQRSSLRIRIVNLFFKLLACVLYIFRVCADGDPISASCYGCKPGNKTEFEYSANLTEEEFQEHPIINWDGIIWVNRPLYLWGVQAVLAMISLSEAILLVYLGYKGNIWQQVLSFHFILEMVNTVPFALTVPFPPLRNLFIPVFLNCWLAKRSLENMFNDLHRAMQKSQSALSQQLMILCVTLLCLVFTSVCGIQHFQRAGHRHLNLFQATYFVVVTFSTVGYGDFVPDIWPSQLFMVIMIGVALVVLPTQFEQLAFTWMERQKLGGSYSSHRAQSEKHVVVCSTTLHADTIMDFLNEFYAHPLLQDYYVVLLSPMELDTTMRMILQVPIWAQRVIYIQGSCLKDTDLIRARMNEAEACFILAARNYADKTAADEHTILRSWAVKDFAPDVPQYVQIFRPENKLHVKFAEFVVCEDEFKYALLANNCTCPGASTLVTLLLHTSRGQEGQQSPEEWHRLYGKCSGNEIYHIVLGDSRFFGEYEGKSFTYASFHSHRKYGVALVGVRPAELPEFYEDTILLNPGPRHIMKSSDTCYYMSITKEENSAFVVSDKQTESKANVIPKDQTACSLLSNEKKIADAEDGTGQQKTPDGSNVAHYDLPQVILQAPASSTPNASPSRINPANTVSSANLTVAGSKMEGVSTSGSDSRTCLKDSPATDSATDSHLLLPRPDNTNFLSPDFLSCRRGSRRPSILPVPDMVTSTLNIATDNQDEEVEADESEDELDDDVPWRSPSEKIALYSYIQTCRYTDRVEAACPLHRVGTSLDDASTSSLSSPAASDTRSAWRNDFSRIVKGFPPVSPFIGVSPTLCYLLKEKKPLCCLQLAQVCEHCAYRNAKEYQWQNKTIILAADYASNGIYNFIIPLRAHFRSKTSLNPIILLLERRPDIAFLDSISYFPLVYWMLGSIDCLDDLLRAGITLAENVVVVNKELSNSAEEDSLSDCNTIVAVQTMFKFFPSIKSITELSQSSNMRFMQFRAHDKYALHLSKMEKTLILQREKERGSHISYMFRLPFAAGSVFSASMLDTLLYQAFVKDYVITFVRLLLGVDQAPGSGFLTSMKITKEDMWIRTYGRLYQKLCSTTCEIPIGIYRTQDTSLADQAHHQASEEDGVAGDGNPEGTGRERNRRGPTGCLSGCYGDRTPAYSASLADEARDNHAQQIERAEIANLVRSRMESLKLTGIDYDDVSEKRNSLSYVIINPSCDLNLQEGDIIYLVRPSPFSAQKTFERHNSRRKSNISFCSGALIQAVAAGSRRGSALAGLTSLSPRAPPLTTTKANSLSLPDSPTILTDFRGRSNSLRVVDDILLRRSNSLRQGLGPVNSRRRKSSLEEIGISHFNSLLQHQQQQQLQDANAIKIALNSSIGLEVTPPDEGPVDRLGGPLGGYQDMGVAFPSTSTGSGLPPPTPDPQHLQGTIV, encoded by the exons AGTTCGTGTGGAGTATTACGTGAACGAGAACACTTTTAAAGAAAGACTGCAATTGTATTTTATAAAGAACCAACGTTCGA GTTTACGCATTAGAATAGTAAATCTATTTTTCAAGCTTCTAGCTTGTGTTCTCTATATATTTCGTGTTTGCGCCGATGGAGATCCCATTTCTGCCTCCTg ttatGGATGTAAACCAGGCAATAAGACTGAATTTGAATATTCAGCTAATCTAACTGAAGAGGAGTTTCAGGAGCATCCAATCATCAACTGGGATGGAATAATATGGGTGAACCGGCCGCTGTATCTTTGGGGAGTGCAAGCGGTCTTGGCTATGATCTCATTATCCGAAGCTATTTTGCTTGTTTATCTTGGATACAAG GGCAACATATGGCAACAGGTCCTGTCTTTCCACTTCATATTGGAGATGGTGAACACGGTGCCATTTGCACTTACC GTCCCATTCCCGCCTCTTCGCAATTTGTTTATCCCGGTATTTTTAAACTGTTGGCTTGCAAAGAGATCacttgaaaacatgttt AACGATTTACATCGCGCAATGCAAAAGTCTCAGTCGGCTCTATCTCAGCAACTAATGATTCTTTGTGTCACACTGCTATGTCTTGTCTTTACTAG CGTATGTGGTATCCAACATTTTCAACGTGCTGGTCATCGTCACTTGAATTTGTTCCAAGCGACCTACTTTGTGGTTGTCACCTTCTCAACGGTGGGATATGGCGACTTTGTACCAGATATTTGGCCTTCACAACTATTCATGGTTATTATGATTGGGGTTGCTCTCGTCGTCTTACCTACACAG TTCGAACAACTTGCGTTTACGTGGATGGAAAGGCAGAAGTTAGGTGGATCTTACTCATCACACCGGGCCCAGTCAGAGAAACACGTTGTAGTTTGCTCAACAACCCTTCACGCTGATACAATCATGGATTTTCTAAACGAGTTTTATGCTCACCCATTGCTGCAAGACTATTACGTGGTATTGTTATCACCAATGGAGCTCGATACTACTATGAGGATGATCTTACAG GTCCCCATTTGGGCTCAACGTGTGATATACATCCAAGGCTCCTGCCTGAAAGACACTGATCTGATCCGAGCACGGATGAATGAAGCCGAGGCATGCTTTATCCTTGCCGCAAGGAATTATGCTGACAAAACGGCTGCTGACGAACATACTATTTTACG GTCCTGGGCTGTGAAGGATTTTGCTCCGGACGTGCCACAATACGTACAGATTTTTCGCCCTGAGAACAAGCTGCATGTAAAATTTGCAGAATTTGTTGTATGTGAAGATGAATTCAAATACGCGCTGCTTGCCAATAATTGCACCTGTCCTGGAGCCTCTACCCTCGTCACTCTTCTGCTACATACCAGCCGGGGCCA GGAAGGGCAACAATCCCCAGAAGAATGGCATCGCCTATATGGAAAATGTTCTGGAAATGAAATTTATCACATTGTTCTTGGCGACAGTCGGTTTTTTGGTGAATACGAAGGAAAAAGCTTTACATATGCCAGTTTCCATTCGCACCGAAA GTACGGTGTTGCTCTAGTCGGTGTTCGCCCAGCTGAACTTCCCGAATTTTATGAAGACACTATTCTCTTAAATCCAGGCCCGCGACATATCATGAAAAGCAGCGACACGTGTTATTACATGAGTATCACGAAGGAAGAAAATTCTGCTTTTGTAGTTTCCGATAAACAGACGGAAAGCAAAGCTAATGTTATACCTAAAGATCAAACCGCGTGTAGTCTTCTCTCTAACGAGAAGAAAATTGCGGACGCAGAAGATGGAACGGGACAGCAAAAAACACCAGACGGTAGTAATGTGGCTCACTACGACCTCCCACAAGTGATTCTACAAGCTCCCGCGAGTTCCACACCAAACGCATCGCCATCACGCATCAACCCAGCTAATACTGTATCATCCGCTAATTTAACTGTTGCTGGCT cTAAAATGGAAGGAGTGTCGACATCAGGCTCAGACTCTCGTACCTGCTTAAAAGATTCCCCAGCCACTGACAGTGCTACTGACAGTCATCTTTTGCTCCCGCGACCTGATAATACAAATTTCTTAAGCCCAGATTTCCTAAGCTGCCGCCGAG GCAGCAGACGCCCTTCCATTTTACCCGTGCCTGACATGGTAACGAGTACCCTGAACATAGCCACCGACAACCAGGATGAAGAGGTGGAGGCAGATGAAAGCGAGGACGAGCTTGACGATGATGTGCCTTGGCGTTCCCCTTCCGAGAAGATTGC ccTGTACTCGTACATTCAAACGTGTAGATATACCGACCGGGTTGAAGCAGCATGCCCTCTGCACAGAGTAGGTACGTCATT GGACGACGCCAGCACCAGCTCGCTGTCCTCACCGGCCGCCAGCGATACACGCTCAGCGTGGCGCAACGACTTCAGTAG GATCGTTAAAGGTTTTCCACCCGTATCACCCTTTATCGGTGTAAGTCCAACTCTATGTTATTTGCTGAAAGAAAAGAAGCCTCTCTGCTGTCTTCAATTGGCACAAGTGTGTGAGCATTGTGCCTACCGAAACGCGAAGGAATACCAGTGGCAAAACAAGACGATAATCCTCGCCGCCGACTACGCATCTAATGgaatctataattttattattcccCTGCGCGCCCATTTCAGATCCAAGACCTCATTGAACCCCATTATTCTTTTACTGGAACGCAGACCTGATATAGCTTTCTTGGATTCTATCTCGTACTTTCCGCTGGTCTATTGGATGCTAGGTTCTATTGATTG TTTAGATGACCTCTTGCGCGCTGGAATAACTTTAGCAGAGAATGTAGTCGTGGTGAATAAGGAGTTATCCAATTCTGCCGAAGAAGACAGTCTCTCAGACTGTAACACCATAGTAGCAGTGCAGACAATGTTCAA atTCTTTCCTTCAATCAAATCTATAACGGAGCTATCGCAATCGTCAAATATGCGCTTCATGCAATTCAGGGCTCATGATAAATATGCATTACATCTCTCTAAAATGGAAAAG acCTTGATTTTGCAGCGTGAAAAGGAAAGGGGATCGCATATTTCCTACATGTTCCGATTGCCCTTTGCTGCCGGCTCCGTGTTTTCCGCCTCAATGTTAGACACACTTCTATACCAGGCCTTTGTAAAAGACTATGTCATTACATTTGTCAGATTATTGTTGGGCGTCGATCAGGCACCTGGTTCAGGATTCCTTACCTCC ATGAAAATAACGAAGGAGGATATGTGGATTCGTACGTACGGTCGGCTGTATCAAAAGTTATGTTCTACTACATGCGAAATTCCAATCGGGATATATCGCACTCAGGACACAAGCCTAGCCGATCAGGCTCACCAC CAGGCCTCAGAGGAAGATGGGGTGGCGGGTGATGGAAACCCCGAGGGGACGGGCAGAGAACGTAATCGTCGCGGACCCACCGGCTGCCTCAGCGGATGTTACGGCGACCGCACACCCGCG TATTCAGCGAGCTTAGCAGATGAAGCAAGAGACAACCACGCCCAGCAAATCGAACGAGCAGAAATAGCTAATCTTGTAAGATCTCGAATGGAGTCATTAAAATTGACTGGTATAGATTATGATGATGTCAGTGAAAAAAGAAACAGTCTATCTTACGTAATCATAAACCCAAGCTGCGATCTCAATTTACAGGAAGGCGATAtaat ATACTTGGTACGCCCTTCACCATTCTCAGCGCAAAAAACATTCGAACGCCATAACAGTCGCCGAAAATCGAACATTAGTTTTTGTTCTGGAGCCCTGATCCAGGCCGTAGCAGCGGGCAGCCGTCGCGGTTCTGCGCTCGCTGGGCTCACGAGCCTCTCTCCTCGAGCTCCACCTCTCACTACCACCAAAGCAAATTCCCTTTCTCTGCCTGACAGTCCTACCATCCTCACCGACTTTCGCGGTCGCTCTAACTCTCTTCGAGTGGTAGATGACATCTTACTACGACGTTCTAACTCTCTTCGACAAGGACTAGGGCCAGTCAATAGTCGACGCCGCAAGAGTAGCCTCGAAGAGATTGGAATTTCACATTTTAATTCGCTGCTGCAACATCAACAGCAGCAGCAACTACAAGATGCGAATGCTATTAAAATTGCCCTGAATAGCAGCATCGGACTGGAAGTGACGCCGCCCGATGAAGGTCCTGTAGATCGGCTAGGAGGGCCACTAGGAGGATATCAAGATATGGGTGTTGCGTTTCCTTCGACTTCCACGGGATCTGGTCTACCACCACCGACACCAGATCCGCAACATCTGCAGGGAACGATCGTATGA
- the LOC123880416 gene encoding potassium channel subfamily T member 1 isoform X1 — protein MELSGGGESADGPSSRGSAKVNFPPDVESDRRPTGTFGGITAAAFHRGRGRSMSAWSDISRSSIRFEERVRVEYYVNENTFKERLQLYFIKNQRSSLRIRIVNLFFKLLACVLYIFRVCADGDPISASCYGCKPGNKTEFEYSANLTEEEFQEHPIINWDGIIWVNRPLYLWGVQAVLAMISLSEAILLVYLGYKGNIWQQVLSFHFILEMVNTVPFALTVPFPPLRNLFIPVFLNCWLAKRSLENMFNDLHRAMQKSQSALSQQLMILCVTLLCLVFTSVCGIQHFQRAGHRHLNLFQATYFVVVTFSTVGYGDFVPDIWPSQLFMVIMIGVALVVLPTQFEQLAFTWMERQKLGGSYSSHRAQSEKHVVVCSTTLHADTIMDFLNEFYAHPLLQDYYVVLLSPMELDTTMRMILQVPIWAQRVIYIQGSCLKDTDLIRARMNEAEACFILAARNYADKTAADEHTILRSWAVKDFAPDVPQYVQIFRPENKLHVKFAEFVVCEDEFKYALLANNCTCPGASTLVTLLLHTSRGQEGQQSPEEWHRLYGKCSGNEIYHIVLGDSRFFGEYEGKSFTYASFHSHRKYGVALVGVRPAELPEFYEDTILLNPGPRHIMKSSDTCYYMSITKEENSAFVVSDKQTESKANVIPKDQTACSLLSNEKKIADAEDGTGQQKTPDGSNVAHYDLPQVILQAPASSTPNASPSRINPANTVSSANLTVAGSKMEGVSTSGSDSRTCLKDSPATDSATDSHLLLPRPDNTNFLSPDFLSCRRGSRRPSILPVPDMVTSTLNIATDNQDEEVEADESEDELDDDVPWRSPSEKIALYSYIQTCRYTDRVEAACPLHRVGTSLDDASTSSLSSPAASDTRSAWRNDFSRIVKGFPPVSPFIGVSPTLCYLLKEKKPLCCLQLAQVCEHCAYRNAKEYQWQNKTIILAADYASNGIYNFIIPLRAHFRSKTSLNPIILLLERRPDIAFLDSISYFPLVYWMLGSIDCLDDLLRAGITLAENVVVVNKELSNSAEEDSLSDCNTIVAVQTMFKFFPSIKSITELSQSSNMRFMQFRAHDKYALHLSKMEKTLILQREKERGSHISYMFRLPFAAGSVFSASMLDTLLYQAFVKDYVITFVRLLLGVDQAPGSGFLTSMKITKEDMWIRTYGRLYQKLCSTTCEIPIGIYRTQDTSLADQAHHVSMSPRTPSRWFWPRLAGMRPSRASQASEEDGVAGDGNPEGTGRERNRRGPTGCLSGCYGDRTPAYSASLADEARDNHAQQIERAEIANLVRSRMESLKLTGIDYDDVSEKRNSLSYVIINPSCDLNLQEGDIIYLVRPSPFSAQKTFERHNSRRKSNISFCSGALIQAVAAGSRRGSALAGLTSLSPRAPPLTTTKANSLSLPDSPTILTDFRGRSNSLRVVDDILLRRSNSLRQGLGPVNSRRRKSSLEEIGISHFNSLLQHQQQQQLQDANAIKIALNSSIGLEVTPPDEGPVDRLGGPLGGYQDMGVAFPSTSTGSGLPPPTPDPQHLQGTIV, from the exons AGTTCGTGTGGAGTATTACGTGAACGAGAACACTTTTAAAGAAAGACTGCAATTGTATTTTATAAAGAACCAACGTTCGA GTTTACGCATTAGAATAGTAAATCTATTTTTCAAGCTTCTAGCTTGTGTTCTCTATATATTTCGTGTTTGCGCCGATGGAGATCCCATTTCTGCCTCCTg ttatGGATGTAAACCAGGCAATAAGACTGAATTTGAATATTCAGCTAATCTAACTGAAGAGGAGTTTCAGGAGCATCCAATCATCAACTGGGATGGAATAATATGGGTGAACCGGCCGCTGTATCTTTGGGGAGTGCAAGCGGTCTTGGCTATGATCTCATTATCCGAAGCTATTTTGCTTGTTTATCTTGGATACAAG GGCAACATATGGCAACAGGTCCTGTCTTTCCACTTCATATTGGAGATGGTGAACACGGTGCCATTTGCACTTACC GTCCCATTCCCGCCTCTTCGCAATTTGTTTATCCCGGTATTTTTAAACTGTTGGCTTGCAAAGAGATCacttgaaaacatgttt AACGATTTACATCGCGCAATGCAAAAGTCTCAGTCGGCTCTATCTCAGCAACTAATGATTCTTTGTGTCACACTGCTATGTCTTGTCTTTACTAG CGTATGTGGTATCCAACATTTTCAACGTGCTGGTCATCGTCACTTGAATTTGTTCCAAGCGACCTACTTTGTGGTTGTCACCTTCTCAACGGTGGGATATGGCGACTTTGTACCAGATATTTGGCCTTCACAACTATTCATGGTTATTATGATTGGGGTTGCTCTCGTCGTCTTACCTACACAG TTCGAACAACTTGCGTTTACGTGGATGGAAAGGCAGAAGTTAGGTGGATCTTACTCATCACACCGGGCCCAGTCAGAGAAACACGTTGTAGTTTGCTCAACAACCCTTCACGCTGATACAATCATGGATTTTCTAAACGAGTTTTATGCTCACCCATTGCTGCAAGACTATTACGTGGTATTGTTATCACCAATGGAGCTCGATACTACTATGAGGATGATCTTACAG GTCCCCATTTGGGCTCAACGTGTGATATACATCCAAGGCTCCTGCCTGAAAGACACTGATCTGATCCGAGCACGGATGAATGAAGCCGAGGCATGCTTTATCCTTGCCGCAAGGAATTATGCTGACAAAACGGCTGCTGACGAACATACTATTTTACG GTCCTGGGCTGTGAAGGATTTTGCTCCGGACGTGCCACAATACGTACAGATTTTTCGCCCTGAGAACAAGCTGCATGTAAAATTTGCAGAATTTGTTGTATGTGAAGATGAATTCAAATACGCGCTGCTTGCCAATAATTGCACCTGTCCTGGAGCCTCTACCCTCGTCACTCTTCTGCTACATACCAGCCGGGGCCA GGAAGGGCAACAATCCCCAGAAGAATGGCATCGCCTATATGGAAAATGTTCTGGAAATGAAATTTATCACATTGTTCTTGGCGACAGTCGGTTTTTTGGTGAATACGAAGGAAAAAGCTTTACATATGCCAGTTTCCATTCGCACCGAAA GTACGGTGTTGCTCTAGTCGGTGTTCGCCCAGCTGAACTTCCCGAATTTTATGAAGACACTATTCTCTTAAATCCAGGCCCGCGACATATCATGAAAAGCAGCGACACGTGTTATTACATGAGTATCACGAAGGAAGAAAATTCTGCTTTTGTAGTTTCCGATAAACAGACGGAAAGCAAAGCTAATGTTATACCTAAAGATCAAACCGCGTGTAGTCTTCTCTCTAACGAGAAGAAAATTGCGGACGCAGAAGATGGAACGGGACAGCAAAAAACACCAGACGGTAGTAATGTGGCTCACTACGACCTCCCACAAGTGATTCTACAAGCTCCCGCGAGTTCCACACCAAACGCATCGCCATCACGCATCAACCCAGCTAATACTGTATCATCCGCTAATTTAACTGTTGCTGGCT cTAAAATGGAAGGAGTGTCGACATCAGGCTCAGACTCTCGTACCTGCTTAAAAGATTCCCCAGCCACTGACAGTGCTACTGACAGTCATCTTTTGCTCCCGCGACCTGATAATACAAATTTCTTAAGCCCAGATTTCCTAAGCTGCCGCCGAG GCAGCAGACGCCCTTCCATTTTACCCGTGCCTGACATGGTAACGAGTACCCTGAACATAGCCACCGACAACCAGGATGAAGAGGTGGAGGCAGATGAAAGCGAGGACGAGCTTGACGATGATGTGCCTTGGCGTTCCCCTTCCGAGAAGATTGC ccTGTACTCGTACATTCAAACGTGTAGATATACCGACCGGGTTGAAGCAGCATGCCCTCTGCACAGAGTAGGTACGTCATT GGACGACGCCAGCACCAGCTCGCTGTCCTCACCGGCCGCCAGCGATACACGCTCAGCGTGGCGCAACGACTTCAGTAG GATCGTTAAAGGTTTTCCACCCGTATCACCCTTTATCGGTGTAAGTCCAACTCTATGTTATTTGCTGAAAGAAAAGAAGCCTCTCTGCTGTCTTCAATTGGCACAAGTGTGTGAGCATTGTGCCTACCGAAACGCGAAGGAATACCAGTGGCAAAACAAGACGATAATCCTCGCCGCCGACTACGCATCTAATGgaatctataattttattattcccCTGCGCGCCCATTTCAGATCCAAGACCTCATTGAACCCCATTATTCTTTTACTGGAACGCAGACCTGATATAGCTTTCTTGGATTCTATCTCGTACTTTCCGCTGGTCTATTGGATGCTAGGTTCTATTGATTG TTTAGATGACCTCTTGCGCGCTGGAATAACTTTAGCAGAGAATGTAGTCGTGGTGAATAAGGAGTTATCCAATTCTGCCGAAGAAGACAGTCTCTCAGACTGTAACACCATAGTAGCAGTGCAGACAATGTTCAA atTCTTTCCTTCAATCAAATCTATAACGGAGCTATCGCAATCGTCAAATATGCGCTTCATGCAATTCAGGGCTCATGATAAATATGCATTACATCTCTCTAAAATGGAAAAG acCTTGATTTTGCAGCGTGAAAAGGAAAGGGGATCGCATATTTCCTACATGTTCCGATTGCCCTTTGCTGCCGGCTCCGTGTTTTCCGCCTCAATGTTAGACACACTTCTATACCAGGCCTTTGTAAAAGACTATGTCATTACATTTGTCAGATTATTGTTGGGCGTCGATCAGGCACCTGGTTCAGGATTCCTTACCTCC ATGAAAATAACGAAGGAGGATATGTGGATTCGTACGTACGGTCGGCTGTATCAAAAGTTATGTTCTACTACATGCGAAATTCCAATCGGGATATATCGCACTCAGGACACAAGCCTAGCCGATCAGGCTCACCACGTGAGTATGTCGCCACGGACCCCGTCAAGGTGGTTCTGGCCACGCCTCGCGGGCATGCGACCATCGCGCGCATCG CAGGCCTCAGAGGAAGATGGGGTGGCGGGTGATGGAAACCCCGAGGGGACGGGCAGAGAACGTAATCGTCGCGGACCCACCGGCTGCCTCAGCGGATGTTACGGCGACCGCACACCCGCG TATTCAGCGAGCTTAGCAGATGAAGCAAGAGACAACCACGCCCAGCAAATCGAACGAGCAGAAATAGCTAATCTTGTAAGATCTCGAATGGAGTCATTAAAATTGACTGGTATAGATTATGATGATGTCAGTGAAAAAAGAAACAGTCTATCTTACGTAATCATAAACCCAAGCTGCGATCTCAATTTACAGGAAGGCGATAtaat ATACTTGGTACGCCCTTCACCATTCTCAGCGCAAAAAACATTCGAACGCCATAACAGTCGCCGAAAATCGAACATTAGTTTTTGTTCTGGAGCCCTGATCCAGGCCGTAGCAGCGGGCAGCCGTCGCGGTTCTGCGCTCGCTGGGCTCACGAGCCTCTCTCCTCGAGCTCCACCTCTCACTACCACCAAAGCAAATTCCCTTTCTCTGCCTGACAGTCCTACCATCCTCACCGACTTTCGCGGTCGCTCTAACTCTCTTCGAGTGGTAGATGACATCTTACTACGACGTTCTAACTCTCTTCGACAAGGACTAGGGCCAGTCAATAGTCGACGCCGCAAGAGTAGCCTCGAAGAGATTGGAATTTCACATTTTAATTCGCTGCTGCAACATCAACAGCAGCAGCAACTACAAGATGCGAATGCTATTAAAATTGCCCTGAATAGCAGCATCGGACTGGAAGTGACGCCGCCCGATGAAGGTCCTGTAGATCGGCTAGGAGGGCCACTAGGAGGATATCAAGATATGGGTGTTGCGTTTCCTTCGACTTCCACGGGATCTGGTCTACCACCACCGACACCAGATCCGCAACATCTGCAGGGAACGATCGTATGA